A genomic window from Haladaptatus caseinilyticus includes:
- a CDS encoding succinylglutamate desuccinylase/aspartoacylase family protein: MAGHSAERVTLARLPSGVELETTIHTYEGAEDGATLYVQAAQHGREINGSEVLRRFHEEIDPAELAGRIVAVPVADPLTFDRVSYTTPEQLDSINPNMNRVWPGDDEGTLHERMAATLWEYASEADAIVDLHTGSPDMMTHVVFMEGDEESRALAEAFGTDLLLSERAGDDANVEWSERDFGGKFRVAATREGIPSITPELAHNKEVVENAVETGLTGLLNVCRKLDLLQPSPTENGDWALARNHLGRVDATDSGLFVVESDHELGERVDAGERIGTLYDPATYEVLQEVETDREGVLYALTREATVCGGEKLLSVALLRS; this comes from the coding sequence ATGGCAGGACACAGCGCGGAGCGTGTAACGCTCGCTCGACTCCCCTCCGGTGTCGAGCTCGAAACCACGATACACACCTACGAAGGTGCGGAAGACGGGGCAACTCTCTACGTGCAAGCCGCACAACACGGTCGCGAAATCAACGGCAGCGAAGTGCTTCGACGGTTCCACGAGGAAATCGACCCCGCCGAACTCGCCGGACGCATCGTCGCAGTTCCGGTCGCAGACCCGCTCACCTTCGACCGCGTGTCCTACACCACGCCCGAGCAGTTGGACAGTATCAACCCGAACATGAACCGGGTCTGGCCGGGCGACGACGAAGGAACGCTTCACGAGCGCATGGCGGCCACGCTCTGGGAGTACGCGAGCGAGGCGGACGCCATCGTGGACCTCCACACCGGCAGTCCCGACATGATGACCCACGTCGTGTTCATGGAGGGCGACGAGGAATCGCGAGCACTTGCGGAGGCGTTCGGGACGGACCTCCTGCTTTCGGAGCGAGCAGGCGACGACGCAAATGTGGAGTGGAGCGAGCGAGATTTCGGCGGAAAGTTCCGCGTCGCGGCCACGCGCGAGGGAATTCCGTCGATCACGCCGGAACTCGCCCACAACAAGGAAGTCGTGGAAAATGCCGTCGAAACCGGTCTGACCGGTCTGTTGAACGTCTGCCGGAAACTCGACTTGCTCCAGCCATCCCCCACCGAGAACGGCGATTGGGCCCTCGCACGCAACCACCTCGGCCGAGTCGATGCGACCGATTCGGGCCTATTCGTGGTCGAATCGGATCACGAACTCGGCGAGCGAGTGGATGCAGGCGAGCGTATCGGGACCCTGTACGATCCGGCGACGTACGAAGTGTTACAGGAGGTCGAAACCGACCGGGAGGGAGTACTGTACGCACTTACCCGCGAAGCGACGGTCTGTGGCGGCGAAAAACTACTCAGCGTCGCTTTGCTTCGAAGCTGA
- a CDS encoding GYD domain-containing protein: MAKYVSLVKIRGSVQNPQKLASSLGNLASEVDEYDAGIVESYAILGEYDFMVVFDAPDRNAAFRASIAIENQGLDAQTMEIIPIEEFANIVQE; this comes from the coding sequence ATGGCAAAGTACGTCTCACTGGTGAAAATTCGTGGTTCCGTGCAGAACCCACAGAAGTTGGCGTCCTCGTTAGGGAACCTTGCGTCGGAAGTCGATGAGTACGATGCGGGGATAGTCGAGAGCTATGCGATACTCGGCGAGTACGATTTCATGGTCGTCTTCGACGCACCCGACCGGAACGCGGCATTTCGGGCATCGATAGCTATCGAAAACCAGGGTCTCGACGCACAGACGATGGAAATAATCCCCATCGAGGAGTTCGCGAATATCGTCCAGGAGTGA
- a CDS encoding adenylate kinase — protein MNPNILILGAPGAGKGTQSARIADEFDVEHVTTGDALRANKHMETEHGTPASFMDAGELVPDPVVNEIVNAALSDADGYVLDGYPRNLSQAEYLDDITDLDVVLYLDVDEEELVHRLTGRRLDPETGDIYHVEYNPPEDEAVEARLEQRDDDNEETVRERLRVYRENTEPVIEHYDETGELVRIDGEQTPDEVWEDIRTTVENEA, from the coding sequence ATGAACCCGAACATCCTCATTCTGGGTGCGCCCGGTGCCGGAAAAGGAACTCAAAGTGCGCGAATCGCCGACGAGTTCGATGTTGAGCACGTCACGACGGGCGACGCGCTCCGCGCGAACAAACACATGGAAACGGAGCACGGGACGCCCGCGAGTTTCATGGACGCCGGCGAACTCGTCCCCGACCCCGTGGTGAACGAGATCGTCAACGCCGCACTCTCGGATGCTGACGGATACGTCCTCGATGGCTATCCGCGGAACCTCTCGCAAGCGGAGTATCTGGACGACATCACCGACCTCGACGTCGTGCTCTATCTCGACGTGGACGAAGAGGAACTCGTCCACCGACTGACGGGGCGACGACTCGACCCCGAAACGGGCGACATCTACCACGTCGAGTACAACCCGCCGGAAGACGAAGCAGTCGAAGCGCGTCTCGAACAGCGTGACGACGACAACGAGGAGACCGTTCGGGAGCGACTCCGGGTTTACCGAGAGAACACCGAACCCGTCATCGAACACTACGACGAAACGGGTGAACTCGTCCGTATCGACGGCGAGCAAACCCCGGACGAAGTGTGGGAAGACATCAGAACGACCGTCGAAAACGAAGCGTAA
- a CDS encoding SHOCT domain-containing protein encodes MNDEREPTALETLRKRYASGDIGEAEFEQRLDVLFRAESAIPRERTDGRVVESKSSAFDVTLRFRRSF; translated from the coding sequence GTGAACGACGAACGGGAACCAACCGCGCTCGAAACGCTTCGGAAACGATATGCCAGCGGTGATATCGGCGAAGCGGAGTTCGAGCAACGGCTGGACGTACTTTTCCGAGCAGAGTCCGCCATTCCGCGAGAAAGAACTGACGGTAGAGTAGTCGAGTCGAAATCGAGCGCGTTCGACGTTACGCTTCGTTTTCGACGGTCGTTCTGA